The Myxococcaceae bacterium genome includes a region encoding these proteins:
- the sufB gene encoding Fe-S cluster assembly protein SufB — MIQELTEKSYAYGFVTDIESDTLPPGLNEDVIRFISKTKEEPEWLLHWRLKAFEHWKTLREPHWAHLNYPPIDYQAICYYSAPKPKKQLKSLDELDPEILKTYQKLGIPLREQEKFANVAVDAVFDSVSVATTFKERLSKVGVVFCSFSEAVRNYPELVRSYLGTVVPMADNFFSALNSAVFSDGSFCYIPKGVRCPMELSTYFRINSANTGQFERTLIVAEEGSYVSYLEGCTAPMRDENQLHAAVVELIALDRAEIKYSTVQNWYPGDENGKGGIYNFVTKRGACRGYKSKISWTQVETGSAITWKYPSVLLQGDESSGEFYSVAVTNHCQQADTGTKMIHIGKNTSSTIISKGISAGKSQNSYRGLVRVQKGAENARNYSQCDSLLFRNECGANTYPYIDARHPTAQIEHEATTSRVSDDQIFYCQQRGISTEDAINLIVNGFCKSVFRKLPMEFAVEAQKLLGISLEGAVG, encoded by the coding sequence ATGATCCAAGAATTGACCGAAAAAAGTTACGCTTACGGCTTTGTAACGGACATTGAATCCGACACCCTTCCTCCTGGCCTCAACGAAGACGTGATTCGCTTTATTTCGAAAACAAAGGAAGAACCCGAGTGGTTACTGCACTGGCGCCTCAAAGCCTTTGAACATTGGAAAACCCTTCGTGAACCGCATTGGGCTCACCTCAACTATCCTCCAATCGACTATCAAGCAATCTGCTACTACTCCGCTCCAAAACCCAAAAAGCAGCTGAAGAGCCTGGATGAGCTGGATCCTGAGATTTTAAAAACCTATCAAAAACTGGGCATCCCACTTCGTGAGCAAGAAAAATTCGCCAATGTAGCGGTGGATGCCGTATTTGACAGCGTGTCCGTAGCAACGACTTTCAAAGAACGCTTATCGAAAGTAGGAGTCGTTTTTTGTTCATTCTCCGAAGCCGTCCGAAATTACCCGGAATTGGTACGCTCTTATCTCGGAACAGTGGTCCCGATGGCTGACAATTTTTTTTCAGCCCTTAATTCGGCTGTCTTTAGCGATGGCTCGTTTTGCTACATCCCCAAAGGTGTTCGTTGTCCCATGGAGCTGTCGACTTATTTTCGCATTAACTCCGCAAATACCGGGCAATTTGAAAGAACCTTGATCGTTGCAGAAGAAGGCAGTTACGTATCGTATCTGGAAGGCTGCACCGCTCCGATGCGCGATGAAAATCAGCTTCACGCTGCGGTGGTTGAACTGATCGCGCTCGATCGTGCCGAGATTAAATACTCCACCGTTCAGAATTGGTACCCGGGCGATGAAAACGGCAAAGGTGGTATCTACAACTTTGTCACTAAGCGTGGAGCTTGCCGAGGATACAAATCCAAAATTTCTTGGACGCAAGTGGAAACCGGATCGGCCATTACCTGGAAATACCCGAGCGTGCTCTTACAAGGCGATGAATCTTCGGGAGAGTTTTATTCCGTTGCAGTGACTAACCACTGCCAGCAAGCCGATACCGGAACTAAAATGATCCACATCGGTAAAAATACAAGCAGCACCATTATTTCCAAAGGCATCAGCGCGGGGAAAAGTCAAAATTCCTATCGAGGTTTGGTTCGCGTACAGAAAGGGGCTGAAAATGCTCGAAACTATTCACAATGCGATTCGCTCTTATTTCGAAATGAATGTGGAGCCAATACCTACCCATACATCGATGCTCGCCATCCAACTGCGCAGATTGAGCACGAAGCAACCACTTCGAGAGTGAGCGATGATCAAATTTTCTACTGCCAACAACGAGGCATTTCAACGGAAGATGCCATCAATTTGATTGTAAACGGATTTTGCAAAAGCGTATTTCGCAAGCTCCCCATGGAGTTTGCTGTGGAAGCGCAAAAATTATTGGGAATCTCACTGGAAGGAGCCGTTGGATAA
- a CDS encoding SufD family Fe-S cluster assembly protein, whose protein sequence is MIQRIEKDQTEQRVVLLENHAEQVFELEAHSHLNYTCLSLAQKDLRHSIRVLFLGEHASCTIKILDFAKYNSKLESTIHVIHQVSNCSSSVLHKGLYRDASQGSFHAQVNVGAKTMGSEAVQMHRSLLLSPDARCQADPHLVIQTDSVKCKHGVTVGQLDDKALFYLQARGLSILEAQRLLIQAFSNEIIGQFPEFQKRVEAWI, encoded by the coding sequence ATGATTCAACGCATTGAGAAAGATCAGACTGAGCAGAGAGTCGTCTTGCTAGAGAACCATGCAGAACAAGTATTTGAGCTCGAAGCCCATTCTCACCTGAACTACACCTGCCTGTCGCTCGCTCAGAAAGATTTAAGGCATTCGATCCGAGTCCTCTTTCTCGGAGAGCACGCTTCGTGCACAATTAAAATTCTTGATTTTGCTAAATATAACAGCAAGTTAGAGTCTACTATTCATGTAATACATCAAGTCTCTAATTGCAGCAGCTCGGTTTTGCATAAGGGCCTCTATCGAGATGCTTCGCAAGGTTCTTTTCATGCGCAAGTGAACGTTGGTGCAAAAACAATGGGATCGGAGGCGGTCCAAATGCATCGAAGCCTTTTGCTATCGCCCGATGCACGGTGCCAAGCAGATCCCCATTTGGTCATTCAGACGGATTCGGTGAAATGCAAGCATGGGGTCACAGTTGGGCAGCTTGATGACAAGGCTCTTTTTTACCTACAAGCTCGAGGATTGAGCATCTTGGAAGCTCAACGCCTGCTCATACAAGCGTTTTCAAATGAAATCATTGGCCAGTTCCCTGAATTTCAAAAGCGAGTCGAAGCATGGATATAG
- the sufC gene encoding Fe-S cluster assembly ATPase SufC, whose protein sequence is MLKIQGLNVRTGDKPILKGLSLEIKSGEVHAIMGPNGSGKSTLSQVLAGHSAYTIESGSVSFKNQDLFLLSPEQRALEGLFLAFQYPIEIPGVNNTYFLKAAMNAKRRHLGLPEMDAVDFLKKIQEKMALLKMDKAFLERNVNEGFSGGEKKRNEALQIALLEPDLAILDETDSGLDIDALRIVAANINALRHANRSFLLVTHYQRLLDYIVPDYVHVLRDGAIVQTGPKELALSLEQTGYDSTH, encoded by the coding sequence ATGCTAAAGATTCAAGGACTGAATGTTCGAACAGGCGATAAGCCTATTTTAAAAGGCCTCTCACTTGAGATCAAGTCGGGCGAAGTGCATGCGATCATGGGCCCCAATGGTTCCGGGAAAAGCACTCTTTCTCAGGTTTTGGCGGGCCATTCAGCTTATACCATCGAATCCGGCTCTGTTTCGTTTAAAAATCAAGATCTGTTCCTCTTATCGCCTGAGCAAAGAGCCTTGGAAGGTCTTTTTTTAGCCTTTCAGTACCCGATCGAAATTCCTGGGGTCAACAACACTTATTTCTTAAAAGCGGCCATGAATGCCAAACGTCGTCACTTAGGCTTGCCTGAGATGGATGCTGTGGATTTCTTAAAGAAAATTCAAGAAAAAATGGCACTTTTAAAAATGGACAAAGCTTTTTTAGAACGCAACGTCAACGAAGGATTTTCAGGGGGCGAAAAGAAGCGCAATGAAGCCTTGCAAATTGCTTTACTCGAACCTGATTTAGCGATTTTAGATGAAACGGATTCAGGTCTTGATATCGATGCACTTCGGATCGTCGCCGCAAATATTAACGCGCTTCGCCATGCCAACCGCAGCTTTTTATTGGTGACACACTATCAAAGATTGCTGGACTATATTGTGCCTGACTATGTCCATGTACTGCGCGATGGTGCCATCGTTCAAACTGGCCCGAAAGAGCTGGCGCTTTCTCTGGAGCAAACAGGCTATGATTCAACGCATTGA